One stretch of Thiomicrorhabdus sp. DNA includes these proteins:
- a CDS encoding CBS domain-containing protein, with translation MFIVYSPEGQNLIGSVQNLPDLKIDPAKQVHATAAAPESFERSGLESSNLPKAKRSAVDAYQSNRANPQMRRTVVRVDEIMSSPVITVEADQTIEQAWELMSQHKVTYLPVVEAGRLVGMCTWVNLLEQVLVNPTGETETAVTEAVSSVMHKQVVTTSPDTDVRHVAKVFTRYDIRAVVVMNEGTQISGIVTEGDLVRCLAAEPPIELYI, from the coding sequence ATGTTTATCGTATATAGTCCAGAAGGACAAAACTTAATTGGTTCCGTGCAGAATTTGCCCGATTTGAAGATTGATCCGGCAAAACAGGTGCATGCAACTGCGGCTGCGCCGGAATCTTTTGAGAGATCGGGGTTGGAGTCGTCTAACCTGCCAAAGGCGAAACGTTCTGCTGTCGATGCCTATCAGAGCAACCGGGCTAATCCGCAGATGCGCCGTACGGTTGTGCGGGTTGACGAGATTATGAGTTCGCCGGTGATTACTGTCGAAGCTGATCAGACAATCGAACAGGCGTGGGAATTGATGAGTCAGCATAAAGTGACTTATTTGCCGGTTGTTGAAGCTGGTCGCCTGGTTGGGATGTGTACCTGGGTCAATTTGCTGGAACAGGTTTTGGTTAATCCGACCGGCGAGACGGAAACGGCGGTGACCGAGGCGGTCAGCTCTGTGATGCATAAGCAGGTGGTGACGACTTCGCCCGATACCGATGTGCGCCATGTCGCCAAGGTTTTTACTCGATATGATATTCGCGCGGTGGTGGTAATGAATGAAGGAACGCAGATTTCCGGAATTGTTACCGAAGGGGATCTGGTTCGCTGTCTGGCCGCCGAGCCGCCGATCGAATTGTATATTTAG
- a CDS encoding DUF502 domain-containing protein, giving the protein MSYIKRYLIAGLLVWLPLGVTIAVIKFLVDLFDRSLLLLPHQYRPEQLFGMEIPGLGVVLSIVLVLLTGIFVANLLGSKLVGIWESFLSRIPLVRSIYTAVKQIAEAVFGSGEQTFQKVYLVEYPRKGLWTLAFQTGSQRGEAQKKTGIEDTVNLFVPTTPNPTSGFFIMASRHEMVELEMNVDDALKMVISGGVVVPDSAKNAMKKDNA; this is encoded by the coding sequence ATGTCTTACATAAAGCGTTATTTGATTGCCGGATTACTGGTTTGGCTCCCGCTCGGGGTGACCATTGCGGTAATCAAATTTTTGGTGGATCTTTTTGACCGCAGCCTGCTTCTGCTGCCTCACCAGTATCGTCCGGAACAGCTTTTCGGAATGGAAATTCCGGGGCTGGGTGTGGTTTTGTCGATTGTTCTGGTTTTGTTGACCGGTATTTTTGTCGCCAATCTTCTTGGGAGTAAGTTGGTCGGAATATGGGAGTCGTTTTTGTCACGCATCCCTCTGGTTCGTTCGATCTACACTGCGGTGAAACAGATTGCCGAAGCGGTTTTCGGTTCCGGTGAACAGACATTTCAGAAAGTTTATCTGGTAGAGTACCCGCGCAAGGGGCTGTGGACTCTGGCTTTTCAGACCGGCAGTCAGCGTGGGGAAGCGCAGAAAAAAACCGGCATTGAAGACACTGTCAACCTGTTTGTTCCGACAACGCCGAATCCGACGTCTGGATTCTTTATTATGGCTTCTCGCCACGAGATGGTCGAATTGGAAATGAATGTCGACGATGCGCTGAAAATGGTGATTTCCGGTGGGGTGGTTGTCCCGGACAGTGCTAAAAATGCTATGAAAAAAGATAATGCCTGA
- the aspS gene encoding aspartate--tRNA ligase, which translates to MRTHYCGQVTESLIDQTVQVAGWVHRRRDHGGVIFIDLRDREGLVQVVVNPDAAENFAKAEKLRAECVLSISGKVIPRTEGTVNPNMATGKIEIVAEQLDVLSMAEPIPFQLDEKHVGEETRLKYRYIDLRREQMQGNLKLRYAVTRSMRRYLDDNGFMDMETPILTKSTPEGARDYLVPSRTHPNKFFALPQSPQLFKQLLMMSGFDRYYQITRCFRDEDLRADRQPEFTQLDIETSFMSEEQVMNTMEGLAKTIFKETIGHEFDGDFPRMTYAEAIEKYGIDRPDLRIDMQLVDVADLLQDIEFKVFAGPAKDPKGRVVALRVPGAGSMSRKEIDEYTKFVGIYGAKGLAYIKVNDMAAGIEGLQSPIIKFFPDQVMQIMQRVGAENGDIVFFGADSAKVVNDAIGALRVKLGEDLGLLNGRFKPVWVVDFPMFEEDEETARMVAIHHPFTQPKATTEEILNHDAPHQMLSRAYDLVINGLEVGGGSVRIHDTNMQAAVFKLLGISDEEAQDKFGFLLDALKYGCPPHAGMAFGLDRLVMILGDIPSIRDVIAFPKTQSAACPLTEAPGMVDNGQLQELLLRFRKPVRGTDK; encoded by the coding sequence ATGCGCACGCATTATTGTGGACAAGTAACGGAATCTTTAATTGATCAGACGGTTCAGGTTGCCGGATGGGTACACCGTCGCCGCGATCACGGCGGAGTCATCTTTATTGACCTTCGCGATCGTGAAGGGCTTGTTCAAGTAGTTGTTAACCCTGATGCGGCGGAGAACTTCGCTAAAGCGGAAAAGCTGCGCGCCGAATGCGTGCTGAGTATTAGCGGAAAGGTGATTCCGCGTACTGAAGGGACCGTGAATCCGAACATGGCCACCGGTAAAATCGAAATTGTTGCCGAACAGCTTGATGTGCTGAGTATGGCCGAGCCGATTCCGTTTCAGCTGGATGAAAAGCATGTCGGTGAAGAGACACGTTTGAAATATCGTTATATCGACTTGCGTCGTGAGCAGATGCAGGGCAACCTCAAGTTGCGTTATGCAGTGACTCGTTCCATGCGCCGTTATCTGGACGACAACGGTTTTATGGATATGGAAACTCCTATTTTGACAAAATCGACACCGGAAGGTGCGCGTGACTATCTTGTTCCGAGTCGTACTCATCCGAATAAATTCTTTGCTTTGCCGCAGTCACCGCAGCTGTTTAAGCAGCTTTTGATGATGTCCGGTTTTGATCGCTATTATCAGATTACCCGCTGTTTCCGAGATGAGGATCTGCGTGCCGACCGTCAGCCGGAATTTACTCAGCTGGATATCGAAACCTCGTTTATGAGCGAGGAGCAGGTGATGAATACCATGGAAGGTCTGGCAAAAACGATTTTCAAAGAGACCATCGGCCATGAATTCGATGGAGATTTTCCTCGTATGACCTATGCTGAGGCGATTGAAAAATACGGTATCGACCGCCCGGATCTGCGAATTGACATGCAGCTGGTGGATGTTGCCGATCTGCTTCAGGATATCGAGTTTAAGGTTTTTGCCGGCCCGGCCAAAGATCCGAAAGGGCGTGTCGTTGCGCTGCGAGTTCCGGGAGCGGGTTCCATGTCGAGAAAGGAGATCGATGAATACACTAAATTTGTCGGTATCTACGGTGCCAAAGGTCTGGCTTATATTAAAGTCAACGACATGGCCGCCGGTATTGAAGGCTTGCAGTCTCCGATCATTAAATTCTTCCCAGACCAGGTCATGCAGATCATGCAGCGAGTTGGTGCAGAAAATGGCGATATCGTCTTCTTTGGCGCGGATTCGGCGAAAGTGGTCAATGATGCAATCGGCGCTTTGCGAGTCAAGCTAGGGGAAGATCTTGGTCTGCTGAACGGTCGCTTCAAGCCGGTTTGGGTTGTCGATTTCCCGATGTTTGAGGAAGATGAAGAAACGGCGCGTATGGTGGCGATTCACCATCCGTTCACTCAGCCTAAGGCCACGACAGAGGAAATTCTTAACCACGATGCACCGCATCAAATGCTGTCCCGTGCATATGATCTGGTGATCAATGGTCTTGAAGTCGGTGGCGGTTCCGTTCGTATCCACGACACAAACATGCAAGCTGCCGTTTTTAAACTGCTGGGTATTTCCGATGAAGAGGCACAAGATAAGTTCGGTTTCCTGCTTGATGCTTTGAAATATGGTTGTCCTCCACATGCCGGTATGGCCTTCGGATTGGATCGCTTGGTAATGATTTTGGGGGATATCCCGTCGATTCGCGATGTGATTGCCTTCCCTAAAACGCAGTCGGCAGCTTGTCCTTTGACTGAAGCGCCGGGCATGGTCGATAACGGCCAGCTGCAGGAACTTTTATTACGTTTCCGCAAGCCGGTTCGCGGCACAGATAAATAA